A stretch of the Ensifer sp. PDNC004 genome encodes the following:
- a CDS encoding carbohydrate ABC transporter permease, with amino-acid sequence METMSPLERTLRGLALTLVVVFFMFPIFWIFLMSFQTNETILAIPPSVVFSPTLSNYAALITGKLQTAAGTLDIAFMRNLGNSIFLSVASVAVALVLGVPAAYAFARHKFKGSEDIAFTLLSFRFAPPLLVLLPLTQYFQWLGLSNTYFGLIWVYQLICLPLILWIVRGYFEDISADVEYAYRIAGHSWFATFRKIALPLAGPGIAAAGLLAFIFAWNNFVFALVLASADKQPVTVGALAFVTSSGIQYGQIAAAIVLSVTPTLALALYAQRYLVEGLSLGAVKG; translated from the coding sequence ATGGAAACCATGTCTCCGCTCGAACGGACTTTGCGCGGTCTCGCCCTGACGCTCGTCGTCGTCTTCTTCATGTTCCCGATCTTCTGGATCTTCCTGATGTCGTTCCAGACGAACGAGACGATCCTCGCCATCCCGCCGTCGGTCGTGTTCTCGCCGACGCTGTCCAACTATGCGGCGCTGATCACCGGCAAGCTGCAGACGGCGGCGGGCACGCTCGACATCGCCTTCATGCGCAATCTCGGCAATTCGATCTTCCTGTCGGTCGCCTCCGTTGCCGTGGCGTTGGTGCTTGGCGTGCCTGCGGCCTACGCCTTTGCCCGTCACAAGTTCAAAGGCTCGGAAGACATCGCGTTCACGCTGCTTTCGTTCCGCTTCGCGCCGCCGCTCCTGGTGCTGTTGCCGCTGACCCAGTACTTCCAGTGGCTCGGCCTCTCCAACACCTACTTCGGCCTGATCTGGGTCTACCAGCTGATCTGCCTGCCGCTGATCCTCTGGATCGTGCGCGGCTACTTCGAGGACATCTCCGCCGACGTCGAATATGCCTATCGCATCGCCGGCCATTCCTGGTTTGCGACCTTCCGCAAGATCGCGCTGCCGCTTGCCGGCCCCGGCATTGCTGCCGCCGGACTGCTCGCCTTCATCTTCGCCTGGAACAACTTCGTGTTCGCGCTGGTGCTGGCGTCCGCCGATAAGCAGCCGGTGACGGTCGGCGCACTTGCCTTCGTCACTTCATCGGGCATCCAATACGGGCAGATCGCCGCGGCCATCGTTCTTTCGGTCACGCCGACGCTCGCACTTGCACTCTACGCCCAGCGCTACCTCGTCGAAGGCCTGTCGCTCGGCGCGGTGAAAGGGTAA
- a CDS encoding ABC transporter ATP-binding protein, whose protein sequence is MTDTALLIKDVDKFYGPVDYGVHAVKKLNMDVRKGEIIALLGSSGCGKTSTLRMIAGFEAVSRGTISLAGREVQTLPPVRRNVAMAFEGYSLYPPLTVRENIAFALKASKLSQRVVDEKVAGIAKLLEIEDILGRYPSSISGGQQQRASLGRALIRDANLHLLDEPMGQLEPQLRALLRGRIKHFIKERGLTAILVTHDQTEANALADRIAVMEGGVLQQFDTPQKIKERPANLFTGTFVGEPPMNVFEASVTGSESKMAFGLKDGVRLEYPASDFSHAVRDELIKRQKVVLGIRPYSVRRSADGVTGRVAVNQWLGDQTHIAADFAGGTLVLVEHDRTELDVGQPIGIHLDPSSLHVFDGESGRAISHGQELA, encoded by the coding sequence ATGACCGACACCGCCCTTCTGATCAAGGACGTCGACAAGTTCTACGGCCCCGTCGACTACGGCGTGCATGCCGTGAAGAAGCTGAACATGGATGTCAGGAAGGGCGAGATCATCGCGCTGCTCGGCTCGTCCGGCTGCGGCAAGACCTCGACGCTGCGCATGATCGCCGGCTTCGAGGCGGTGTCGCGCGGCACGATCTCGCTTGCCGGACGCGAGGTCCAGACCCTGCCGCCGGTGCGCCGCAACGTCGCCATGGCGTTCGAAGGTTACTCGCTCTATCCGCCGCTGACGGTGCGCGAGAACATCGCCTTCGCGCTCAAGGCCTCCAAGCTCTCGCAGAGGGTCGTCGACGAGAAGGTGGCCGGCATCGCCAAGCTGCTCGAAATCGAGGACATTCTCGGGCGCTATCCAAGCTCGATCTCCGGCGGCCAGCAGCAGCGCGCTTCGCTCGGACGAGCGTTGATCCGCGACGCCAACCTGCACCTGCTCGACGAGCCGATGGGACAGCTCGAGCCGCAGCTTCGCGCGCTGCTTCGCGGCCGCATCAAGCATTTCATCAAGGAGCGCGGGCTGACGGCGATCCTCGTCACCCACGACCAGACGGAAGCCAACGCGCTTGCCGACCGTATCGCCGTCATGGAAGGTGGCGTGCTGCAGCAGTTCGACACGCCGCAGAAGATCAAGGAGCGGCCGGCCAATCTCTTCACCGGTACGTTCGTCGGCGAGCCGCCGATGAATGTCTTTGAGGCGAGCGTCACCGGCTCCGAAAGCAAGATGGCCTTTGGCCTCAAGGACGGCGTGCGGCTCGAATATCCGGCTTCCGATTTTTCGCATGCGGTGCGCGACGAATTGATCAAACGGCAGAAGGTGGTGCTCGGCATCAGGCCCTATTCGGTGCGCCGCAGCGCCGATGGCGTGACCGGACGGGTCGCCGTCAACCAGTGGCTCGGCGACCAGACCCATATTGCCGCGGACTTCGCCGGCGGCACCTTGGTGCTCGTCGAGCATGACCGCACGGAGCTCGATGTCGGCCAGCCGATCGGCATCCATCTCGACCCGTCGAGCCTGCACGTCTTCGACGGCGAGAGCGGCCGGGCGATCAGCCATGGACAGGAGCTCGCCTGA
- a CDS encoding 2-hydroxyacid dehydrogenase, whose amino-acid sequence MKKIAIIGDRFMLPDVFRDKIVEATGNGHDIRTLELPWPDVPMEHGYAVEGMDGLKEYLGKPEEMIDFIADAEILVTQLAPLSRGMLEALPGLKLVAVSRGGPVNIDMGAARDAGVRVVNTPGRNANAVAEFTLGAILAETRLIRTGHEALRKGEWRGDLYRADRTGRELCEMTVGVIGYGNIGTKVVRLLRAFGTKVLVHDPYVQLSADDLNAGVEQVSLDTLLSRSDVVTLHPRVTEETRNMMNAETFAKMKPGAIFVNTARGPLCDYDALYDNLVSGHLSAAMLETFAIEPVPEGWPLLQLPNVTLTPHIAGASVRTVTFAAEMAAEEVRRYIAGLPPVNPC is encoded by the coding sequence ATGAAGAAGATAGCCATTATCGGCGACCGGTTCATGCTGCCGGACGTGTTTCGCGACAAGATCGTCGAGGCAACCGGCAACGGCCATGACATCCGCACGCTCGAACTGCCCTGGCCGGATGTGCCGATGGAGCACGGTTATGCCGTCGAAGGCATGGACGGTCTCAAGGAATATCTCGGCAAGCCGGAAGAAATGATCGACTTCATCGCCGACGCGGAAATCCTGGTGACGCAGCTCGCGCCGCTGTCGCGCGGAATGCTCGAGGCGTTGCCCGGCCTTAAGCTCGTCGCCGTCTCGCGCGGCGGTCCTGTCAATATCGACATGGGAGCCGCGCGCGATGCCGGCGTTCGTGTCGTCAACACGCCCGGCCGCAATGCCAACGCCGTCGCCGAGTTCACGCTCGGCGCGATCCTTGCCGAGACGCGGCTGATCCGCACCGGCCATGAGGCGCTGCGCAAGGGCGAATGGCGCGGCGATCTCTACCGCGCCGATCGCACCGGCCGCGAGCTTTGCGAGATGACCGTCGGCGTCATCGGCTACGGCAATATCGGCACCAAGGTGGTACGGCTCTTGCGGGCCTTTGGCACCAAGGTGCTGGTGCATGATCCCTATGTGCAGCTCTCGGCCGACGATCTCAACGCCGGCGTCGAGCAGGTCTCGCTCGACACGCTGCTTTCCCGCTCCGATGTCGTGACGCTGCATCCGCGGGTCACCGAAGAGACGCGCAACATGATGAACGCCGAGACCTTTGCCAAGATGAAGCCCGGCGCAATCTTCGTGAACACTGCACGCGGACCGCTCTGCGACTACGACGCGCTTTACGACAATCTGGTGAGCGGCCATCTGTCGGCAGCGATGCTCGAAACCTTCGCGATCGAGCCGGTGCCGGAGGGCTGGCCGCTGCTGCAGCTGCCGAACGTGACGCTGACGCCGCATATCGCCGGCGCCTCGGTGCGCACCGTCACCTTTGCCGCCGAAATGGCGGCCGAGGAAGTCCGCCGCTATATCGCCGGTCTGCCGCCGGTCAATCCGTGCTGA
- a CDS encoding carbohydrate ABC transporter permease, whose protein sequence is MASTETLKRPASGFRISRKMLPYVLSLPALLVCIGILIPFFTAVIYSFQRYRLSQPWARQFNWGENYLNFFTDPAFWNTLKVSLLYAGLTVTLELLLGLGIALLLQRRSAVNNFISIMLLLPLMIAPALAALMWKLMTNPSFGILSYLASLIGLHDFRWASSPDTALLTVVLVDIWVYTPFIMILLLAGLRSLPTQPFEAAALDGVPRSFVFFRITLPMLTPYILTATLFRLLDSIQQFDIIYAMTQGGPGNTLTVFQVEAYLNFFQSTNVGRSAALLIILWAITYTLSNVFIKNWLRLRERARGEA, encoded by the coding sequence ATGGCTTCAACAGAAACCCTCAAAAGACCAGCCTCCGGTTTCAGGATCAGCAGGAAGATGCTTCCCTACGTGCTGAGCCTGCCGGCGCTGCTCGTCTGTATCGGCATCCTCATCCCGTTCTTCACGGCGGTCATCTATTCCTTCCAGCGCTATCGCCTCAGCCAGCCCTGGGCGCGCCAGTTCAACTGGGGCGAAAACTATCTCAACTTCTTCACCGATCCGGCCTTCTGGAACACGCTCAAGGTGTCGCTGCTCTATGCCGGCCTCACCGTGACGCTGGAACTGCTGCTCGGCCTCGGCATCGCGCTGCTTCTGCAGCGGCGCTCCGCGGTCAACAATTTCATCTCGATCATGCTGCTCTTGCCGCTGATGATCGCGCCGGCGCTCGCCGCCTTGATGTGGAAGCTGATGACCAATCCGAGCTTCGGTATCCTCAGCTATCTCGCAAGCCTGATCGGTCTGCATGATTTTCGCTGGGCATCCTCGCCGGATACCGCACTTCTGACCGTCGTGCTCGTCGACATCTGGGTCTATACGCCCTTCATCATGATCCTGCTGCTTGCGGGCCTGCGGTCGCTGCCGACCCAGCCCTTCGAGGCGGCTGCACTCGATGGCGTTCCGCGCAGCTTCGTCTTCTTCCGCATCACCCTGCCGATGCTCACACCCTACATCCTGACGGCGACGCTGTTCCGGTTGCTCGACAGTATCCAGCAGTTCGACATCATCTACGCGATGACCCAAGGCGGGCCCGGCAACACGCTCACCGTCTTCCAGGTCGAGGCCTATCTCAACTTCTTCCAGTCGACCAATGTCGGCCGTTCGGCAGCACTGCTGATCATCCTGTGGGCGATCACCTACACGCTGTCCAACGTCTTCATCAAGAACTGGCTGCGGCTGCGCGAACGCGCACGCGGCGAAGCGTAA
- a CDS encoding ABC transporter ATP-binding protein yields MTTLQLQNIVKRYKSQTVLDDLTLDVADGERLVLFGPSGAGKTVLLRLVAGVIEPDEGRVLIGGEDMTDVDAEHRGVGMAFQNFALFPHMSAFDNIASPLTATRSSKEKIAAGVQKVAKLLKIDHVLTHHPKALSNGQKQRTALARALVGSPPLLLLDDPLRNVDAKLRFEMRLELPRLLAAEGATVVYVTQDYKEAMALGDRIAVMAAGRIRQIGTPQEIYNAPADIEIARLFGDPTINLLDVTPQRSGGDVFVELSNVRVRLGDYGADVVGRQCVLGLRPETISFVDAAAPGAIPVTVEAETPLNEKTVTLALTARGREILVSRPAGTPGPTAGPAHIAVNGMQAFLFDKAGGALLPRADLAAKRNGEAA; encoded by the coding sequence ATGACCACCTTGCAACTGCAAAACATCGTCAAGCGCTACAAGAGCCAGACGGTTCTCGACGACCTCACTCTTGACGTCGCCGATGGCGAGCGGCTGGTGCTCTTCGGCCCCTCTGGCGCCGGCAAGACGGTGCTCCTGCGCCTCGTCGCCGGTGTCATCGAGCCGGACGAGGGCAGGGTGCTGATCGGCGGCGAGGACATGACCGATGTGGACGCCGAGCACCGCGGCGTCGGCATGGCCTTCCAGAACTTCGCGCTGTTCCCGCATATGAGCGCCTTCGACAACATTGCAAGCCCGCTGACGGCGACGCGCTCGTCGAAGGAAAAGATCGCCGCCGGCGTGCAGAAGGTCGCCAAGCTGCTGAAGATCGACCATGTGCTGACGCATCACCCGAAGGCACTGTCGAACGGCCAGAAGCAGCGCACGGCCCTTGCCCGTGCGCTTGTCGGCTCGCCGCCGCTGCTTTTGCTCGACGACCCGCTGCGTAACGTCGATGCCAAGCTGCGTTTCGAGATGCGGCTTGAACTGCCGCGGCTCCTGGCTGCTGAAGGCGCGACGGTCGTCTACGTCACCCAGGACTACAAGGAGGCGATGGCGCTCGGCGACCGGATCGCGGTCATGGCCGCTGGCCGTATCCGCCAGATCGGCACGCCGCAGGAGATCTACAACGCGCCTGCCGATATCGAGATCGCCCGGCTCTTCGGCGATCCCACCATCAACCTGCTCGATGTCACGCCGCAGCGCAGCGGTGGAGACGTCTTCGTCGAGCTTTCGAACGTCCGGGTGCGGCTTGGGGATTACGGCGCCGATGTCGTCGGCCGCCAGTGCGTGCTTGGCCTGCGTCCCGAGACGATCAGCTTCGTCGATGCGGCAGCACCGGGTGCCATCCCTGTGACGGTGGAGGCGGAAACGCCGCTCAACGAAAAGACCGTAACGTTGGCGCTGACCGCCCGTGGCCGCGAAATCCTGGTGTCGCGGCCGGCCGGCACGCCTGGTCCGACCGCAGGGCCTGCCCATATTGCCGTCAATGGCATGCAGGCCTTTCTCTTCGACAAGGCGGGCGGTGCTCTTTTGCCGCGCGCCGACCTTGCAGCCAAGCGCAATGGAGAAGCGGCATGA
- a CDS encoding extracellular solute-binding protein, giving the protein MYEKEKDLISAFLRGEVDRRGMLKGLGAAGLAAGTAGTLFNMMSTQALAADFDWKAHSGKKLKLLLNKHPYADAMIANLQAFKDLTGIDVTYDVFPEDVYFDKVTAALSSGSAEYDAFMTGAYMTWTYGPAGWIADLNEWIKDPAKTNPNYNWDDFLAGVKNSCAWNGQPGGALGSEDAKQWCIPWAFEQNNITYNREMFDKAGVELPKNLDDMITVAAKLQKDIGGIYGIGVRGSRSWATIHPGFLSGYANFNQKDLNVSADGKLSAAMGTAESKAYHAKFVQMIQESGPKDWSTYTWYQVGTDLGAGASAMIFDADCLGYFMNGGDNKMAGKLGYAAFAANPEATASTPNIWIWSLAMSNFSKDKDATWYFLQWASGPEHALFGATKMDFVDPVRQSIWKDEMFREKLNGKYPGYVEMFDASAAGASIKFTPQPLFFDVTTEWASTLQKMVAKQVPVDEGLDQLVESINRQLQEAGLG; this is encoded by the coding sequence ATGTACGAGAAGGAGAAGGACCTCATCAGCGCATTCCTGCGTGGGGAGGTGGACCGCCGCGGCATGCTCAAGGGATTGGGGGCTGCAGGCCTGGCAGCCGGCACGGCCGGCACGTTGTTCAACATGATGTCGACGCAGGCGCTGGCCGCCGATTTCGACTGGAAGGCACATTCCGGCAAGAAGCTGAAGCTGCTTTTGAACAAGCATCCGTACGCCGATGCGATGATTGCCAACCTGCAGGCCTTCAAGGACCTGACGGGCATCGACGTTACCTATGACGTGTTCCCGGAAGACGTCTATTTCGACAAGGTGACGGCGGCGCTGTCGTCGGGCTCGGCCGAATACGATGCCTTCATGACCGGCGCCTACATGACCTGGACCTACGGTCCGGCCGGCTGGATCGCCGACCTCAACGAGTGGATCAAGGACCCGGCCAAGACCAACCCCAACTACAACTGGGACGATTTCCTGGCTGGCGTGAAGAACTCCTGCGCCTGGAACGGCCAGCCGGGCGGGGCGCTCGGTTCGGAAGATGCCAAGCAGTGGTGCATTCCGTGGGCATTCGAGCAGAACAACATCACCTATAACCGCGAGATGTTCGACAAGGCCGGCGTCGAGCTGCCGAAGAACCTCGACGACATGATCACGGTTGCGGCCAAGCTGCAGAAGGACATCGGCGGCATCTACGGCATCGGCGTTCGCGGTTCGCGCTCCTGGGCAACGATCCATCCCGGCTTCCTGTCGGGCTATGCGAACTTCAACCAGAAGGACCTGAACGTTTCGGCTGACGGCAAGCTGTCGGCAGCGATGGGCACGGCGGAATCCAAGGCCTATCACGCCAAGTTCGTGCAGATGATCCAGGAAAGCGGTCCGAAGGACTGGTCGACCTACACCTGGTACCAGGTCGGCACCGACCTTGGCGCCGGCGCATCGGCGATGATCTTCGACGCCGATTGCCTCGGCTACTTCATGAACGGCGGCGACAACAAGATGGCCGGCAAGCTCGGCTATGCGGCCTTTGCCGCCAACCCGGAAGCGACCGCCTCGACGCCGAACATCTGGATCTGGTCGCTTGCCATGTCCAACTTCTCCAAGGACAAGGACGCCACCTGGTACTTCCTGCAATGGGCTTCCGGTCCGGAGCACGCGCTGTTCGGCGCCACCAAGATGGACTTCGTCGATCCGGTTCGCCAGTCGATCTGGAAGGACGAGATGTTCCGCGAGAAGCTGAACGGCAAGTATCCGGGTTATGTCGAAATGTTCGACGCCTCGGCCGCCGGCGCCTCCATCAAGTTCACGCCGCAGCCGCTGTTCTTCGACGTCACCACCGAATGGGCATCGACGCTGCAGAAGATGGTGGCCAAGCAGGTGCCCGTAGATGAAGGTCTCGACCAGCTCGTCGAAAGCATCAACCGCCAGCTCCAAGAGGCGGGTCTCGGCTGA
- a CDS encoding FGGY-family carbohydrate kinase, which yields MRDILIGIDAGTSVIKSVAFDLRGRQIATAALPNAYEAVGRAGSVQDLDRTWADAATTLKQLSDKIGNLAGRVAAIAVTGQGDGTWMIDRAGAPVGKGWLWLDARAGETVERLRADSGDIARFESTGSGLAACQQGPQLRWMSDHAPEMLSGVATTFHCKDWLYFKLTGKRATDPSEANFSFGNFRTRSYNDDVIRFLGLEKLKHVLPEIVDGAATHHALTAEAAAITGLTEGTPIVLGYVDVVCTALGAGLYDPGTDTGCSIIGSTGMHMRLANGADDVRLNRDLTGYTMCMPIPGAYAQMQSNMAATLNIDWILSLASGLLKGMGVEKSKSELLAYVDGWLADAKDTPLIFQPYISEAGERGPFVDATARASFVGLSITHGFPDMVKAVLDGLAMAARDCYAEMGPLPGRIRLTGGAARSASLRRILGAAIGASVQTSEREEAGAAGAAMIAAVSLGIYPSMADCLGDWVTPYQRPAEAADPALARRYDELFPTYQQSRTALRPVWHALSQGAAAGTQQETSK from the coding sequence ATGCGGGACATCCTCATCGGCATCGATGCGGGGACGTCGGTCATCAAGTCGGTGGCCTTCGATCTTCGCGGCCGGCAGATCGCCACGGCGGCGCTGCCGAACGCCTATGAGGCCGTCGGCCGCGCCGGCAGCGTGCAGGATCTCGACCGCACCTGGGCCGACGCGGCAACGACGCTGAAGCAGCTCTCCGACAAGATCGGAAACCTCGCCGGCCGCGTCGCCGCGATCGCGGTGACCGGTCAGGGCGACGGCACCTGGATGATCGACAGAGCGGGTGCGCCGGTCGGCAAGGGCTGGCTCTGGCTCGACGCGCGCGCCGGCGAGACGGTGGAGCGGCTTCGCGCCGACAGCGGCGATATCGCCCGGTTCGAGAGCACCGGCTCGGGCCTTGCCGCCTGCCAGCAGGGGCCGCAGCTTCGCTGGATGAGCGACCATGCGCCCGAGATGCTCTCGGGCGTCGCCACCACGTTCCACTGCAAGGACTGGCTCTATTTCAAGCTGACCGGCAAGCGGGCGACCGATCCCTCCGAGGCGAATTTCAGCTTCGGCAATTTTCGCACCCGCAGCTACAACGACGATGTCATCCGCTTTCTCGGGCTCGAAAAGCTGAAACATGTTCTGCCGGAGATCGTCGACGGTGCGGCGACGCATCACGCGCTTACGGCTGAGGCCGCTGCCATCACCGGCCTCACCGAGGGCACGCCCATCGTGCTCGGTTACGTCGATGTCGTCTGCACCGCGCTTGGCGCCGGGCTTTATGATCCGGGCACCGATACGGGTTGCTCGATCATCGGCTCGACCGGCATGCATATGCGGCTCGCCAATGGCGCCGACGATGTGCGGCTGAACCGGGACTTGACCGGCTACACCATGTGCATGCCGATCCCCGGCGCCTACGCGCAGATGCAGTCGAACATGGCCGCGACGCTCAATATCGACTGGATCCTCTCGCTCGCATCCGGCCTGCTGAAGGGCATGGGCGTGGAGAAATCCAAGAGCGAGTTGCTCGCTTATGTCGATGGCTGGCTGGCGGACGCGAAGGACACGCCGCTCATCTTCCAGCCCTATATTTCGGAGGCCGGCGAGCGCGGACCTTTCGTCGATGCGACGGCGCGGGCGTCCTTCGTCGGGCTCTCGATCACCCACGGCTTTCCCGACATGGTGAAGGCGGTCCTTGACGGGCTCGCCATGGCCGCGCGCGATTGTTACGCCGAGATGGGGCCGCTGCCCGGGCGTATTCGCCTGACGGGTGGCGCTGCCCGCAGCGCTTCGCTCCGCCGCATTCTTGGCGCCGCAATTGGCGCCAGCGTCCAGACGAGCGAGCGGGAGGAGGCGGGGGCTGCCGGTGCGGCGATGATCGCCGCCGTCTCGCTCGGCATCTATCCCTCGATGGCCGATTGCCTCGGCGATTGGGTTACGCCCTATCAGCGTCCCGCGGAAGCCGCCGACCCGGCGCTTGCCCGCCGCTATGACGAACTCTTCCCCACCTACCAGCAGTCGCGCACAGCGCTCAGGCCCGTCTGGCACGCACTCTCCCAAGGTGCGGCCGCGGGAACTCAACAGGAAACATCGAAATGA
- a CDS encoding sugar-binding transcriptional regulator, producing the protein MTIGGTGIRDDETSMATRAAWLHYAGGLTQAEVAKRLGLTSLKAHRLIMKANQEGLVKVYIDGEVSECVELEQALSARYGLDYCEVVPDFDSDELPLKALGISGAQFLKREIERGETALVGVGHGRTLAACVEYLPRISSGNTRFVSLLGGLTRKFSANPHDVIHRLAERTGAEAYVMPVPFFANTVEDRDVLFSQRGVREVFDLAKTADLLMVGIGTVEREASLVSTGMIETSEIEDIQKGGAMGELLGHFFDRDGKPVETTLSDRTFTLSREDLKNRRTVAVAGGKIKVPAIRAVLASGHLSGLITDERTARALAADGA; encoded by the coding sequence ATGACGATTGGCGGGACGGGCATTCGTGACGACGAGACCAGCATGGCGACGCGGGCGGCCTGGCTGCACTATGCCGGCGGCCTGACCCAGGCGGAGGTCGCCAAGCGGCTGGGGCTGACCTCGCTGAAAGCCCACCGGCTAATCATGAAGGCCAACCAGGAAGGGTTGGTGAAGGTCTATATCGACGGCGAAGTTTCCGAATGCGTCGAACTCGAGCAGGCGCTTTCGGCCCGCTATGGCCTCGACTATTGCGAGGTGGTGCCGGACTTTGACTCTGACGAGCTGCCCTTGAAGGCGCTCGGCATTTCCGGCGCGCAGTTCCTGAAGCGCGAGATCGAGCGCGGCGAAACGGCGCTGGTCGGCGTCGGCCACGGCCGTACGCTTGCGGCCTGCGTCGAGTATCTGCCGCGGATTTCGAGCGGCAATACCCGCTTCGTCTCGCTGCTTGGCGGGCTCACCCGCAAGTTCTCCGCCAACCCGCACGACGTGATCCACCGGCTTGCGGAACGAACCGGGGCAGAGGCCTATGTCATGCCGGTGCCGTTCTTCGCCAACACGGTCGAGGATCGCGACGTGCTCTTCAGCCAGCGCGGCGTGCGCGAGGTCTTCGATCTCGCCAAGACCGCCGATCTCCTGATGGTCGGTATCGGCACCGTCGAGCGCGAAGCCTCGCTGGTTTCGACCGGCATGATCGAGACCAGCGAGATCGAGGACATCCAGAAGGGCGGGGCAATGGGCGAGCTCCTCGGCCATTTCTTCGACCGCGACGGCAAGCCGGTCGAAACCACGCTTTCCGACCGCACGTTTACGCTCAGCCGCGAGGACCTGAAGAACCGCCGCACGGTCGCTGTGGCCGGCGGCAAGATCAAGGTGCCGGCCATCCGCGCCGTTCTCGCCAGCGGGCATTTGAGCGGTCTCATTACCGACGAGAGGACTGCGAGGGCGCTGGCCGCCGACGGCGCATGA